The DNA window GGCAGCCAAGGCAGCCAGAGAGAGGGAAGGAGGTCGAGAGCAAAGAGAGCTTCGCTGCAGAGCCGAGCCagcaataataacaataataaattgAAGAGTTAAACTAATAATGAAATATGTATGCATACATATGTGAGTAAGTTGATGTCTCTCTGttagtgtgagtgtgtgtatcAACATCTTGCCACTCGCTCACTCTTCTAGTATAGTTAGTAATAATAAAGTCAAGTAAAATCGTcgtcgccatcgccatcgccgcaCATACCTTTATTTAGTCGAAATTGCTATGTATTTATcttgcttcttcttcttcttcttctgctATGCccgttgctgctgttgccgcttgttgttgttattattattatgatgatgattgttgttgttgttgttgtctgataattttgttatttgccgtttgtttcgtgtttttgttgttgtttttttttcttataagtTTTTCACACACAACAGAATATCAAAAATGGAATGTGaatgtgtaaaaaaaaaaaaaaaaaattatatttattagtaCTTGGCCGTTGCCTCGTTTGCTGCTACTATTATagttgccattgttgttgccattgttgttgttgttaaagTAGttgccttgtttttttttttttattattgtcgaTTGGCTTAtggttttttattctttttataatgttatataaattattctcattttacacaaaaaaacaacaaaaatcatGAAGAAAAATCGTTGCTCCTTGAATtagttcttcttcttcttcttcttgtgtTCTTAGccttttcttcttcttagCGTTTTCTTATCGTTTTGATggcttttccttttatttttttttttggcccgcTGCACATTCCAATTGGTGACGGAAAACCCGAGAGTgcacaccaacaacaacaaaaaaaaaaaaaaaaccaaacaaacaaaaaggaacGTACCGACAAGGAACTTTATGGGCGGGGGGGGCGGTCAGACACGGGGCGACTCCACCGGAGGACGCGCGACACACgcaattataaaatatatttcatatatacgcatgtgtgtgtgtgtgtgtaacgAATGACAGTCGAAAAGGTAAACACAATTAAAGAATGCACCTCCTATTGTCGTTGCAATTGTCGTTCTTGCTGCAGCCGATTATGttctgttgttgctgtcgAGTAGCGGTACATgcggcacacacacacacttgttTCTTCATGTCAGGTTGGCATGGAATAGCGTTGCATATATAGCGCACTTTTTTCAAACAGTTCGAATAGGTGTACAAAAAACCAGAGTTCTTGTAACGGAATGTTCTTTCAGTTATCCCGATTTATGTTGCGGTAAGGTCTTTTTTGTTGGGGCCGCCCTAGGCTTTTTGGGGCAACCTTCTCGTTTGAAatgaaaagcaaaacaaactaGGGATGTCGAACACAAATCTGTATCGAAATGTCCAACCGATACATATACGGTTATACTATCGCCTATCGATGGATTTTCTGGTACTTTCTGTTTGGTCACACTAAGCTCTTGTATATGAGCAAAATTAAATCCAAATAAAACCCTCCATAAAGCTGCTAATGTTTTGTGtcactaattttattttagttaatgcAAAAAGTAAGACCAAGACagtctttttaaaataaatttgagtATTTATTTCAAATCCCGATGACTTGGATATTTCCCGCCCACAATTATCGAAATATCGATTTTTATCCCATCCCTAGTTCTGGTATATTTAATACCAAATGCCCGCTTTCGAGATAccgttataaaatttaaaccaATAATTTGGACAcaaaacacgaaaaaaaaagaaaaacaaaaaaacatggTAATTGGTTAGTTTTTTTGCAAGTCAGTGTTTAATTATTCGTAGTCTCTTTTCAGTATTTCGAGTATtttgattatatattccttcTCCCGCAGTATTCTGAATTCCATTCGAGTCTTTAAAATGTTTGCAACTTCTTTTGGCCATTAATTTGTTTTGGGTATCATCTGCGGTCGTATCTCCTTCTTCAGTTATGGGAGCTACAAGGAAGTTActccttcttcttcttctggaAAGGATTCCGGTTCCATGGTCCCGTCAAACAAGCCGAGCCACCCGTTCGCCTTTATCGTCTTGAAGCAGCGACCTCGAAGATAGTACTTGTCCATATTCGACATCGCGGCACACTGATCCAGAAGCCTTATACAGAATTCGGTTATCGGAGTCCTTTCTATTCCGTCAGCAGTCCAGTCGTCGATGACGTTCTGGTTATCTTCATTTTCTTCATCAGATCGATCCATTTTTTAATGAGTTCTCCGCTGCCGGTTATAAATcgcaattttattttcagatgaaaaaaaaataatttctaaaaaaaataaaaaaattaaaaaataattttattttcgttcagagccaaaaaaacaaatgatGTGAGCCTTTCGGAAGTTGGTTACCGAATGAGATGTTTCAGGCTGGAGAAAAGGCATACCCATTTGACAGTTTCCAAAGCCTACTAAGGTGGGAGATTCTTTAaagatttgttttaaatattttacaccaattttagtaatttgatttaaaatctCTTTAAAAACAACCATTTTAAACTGCTCTTTtgaatattgtatttttttgttatcgaaAGGCTGGTAATCGATAGAAACCATCGATGGCCAGCACTCAATGGCGGGCTTTTGCAACACTGGCCAGAAAGCTTTCGGCCAGACCGCGGAGCACCAGCAGAAACttaccaaccaaccaacctcGTCGCGAGAGCTTTTTTCCATATTGATTAGTTATGTCGCTTTTGTTGTTTACTCGCCAcatttttttggccagttaaTTGTATTGTGGTAGTGCGCGCGAAACCCAACCGACCCGAGGCCGTACCAGACTCGCAACCCAAAACCGGTGGGCGCCCCAGCAGCAGCCTGCTCCTCCGCCGATCCAGGATCGAGTCCCAGGACCCAAggagtgaaaaaaaaaacagaaaaatataacGCAGCAGGCGAAGCGGGGAGTCGCGAGAGCGAGCGCACAAATCCCCCGATGTCCGCGGGTGTGGGTGGCGGAGGGAGCATTACCACCGAGCACCACAGTCGCCTCTACTTCCTCAATTCGCCGACGGCGCCGCTCACCGCCCGCTCCGATCCGTTCTTCATCAAGCCGGAGTACCTCAGCTATGAGAGTCCCATGCACCATGCCCTCTACCCCGGCAACCGCGGCCTCATAGAATACAACAACTACAGTTCGGCGAGTTCGGCGGCCGCCGCCGCAGCCGTTGCCTCCGTTTCTGTATCCGCCACCGCCTCAGCTTCCGCCGCCGCCGTTGCCGCCGCAGCAGCGgccacctcctcctcgtcggCGCCGGGCGGCAATACCGCCAGCTCCGCGTCCGGCAGTAGTTCGGGGGCCGGAGGCACTGCCCCCAATACGGCGAGTGGTGCTTTGGAGAACGGCTTCTCCCAGCAGCAGCCGGGCTCTGGGAATCCCCTCCAGCAGCACAGCCAGCAGGCGGAGcaccagcatcagcagcagctccagcagcagcagcaacagcaaacgCATCCCCTGCATCATCATCTCTCCACGGGAG is part of the Drosophila bipectinata strain 14024-0381.07 chromosome XL, DbipHiC1v2, whole genome shotgun sequence genome and encodes:
- the LOC108121205 gene encoding translational repressor ifet-1, with protein sequence MSAGVGGGGSITTEHHSRLYFLNSPTAPLTARSDPFFIKPEYLSYESPMHHALYPGNRGLIEYNNYSSASSAAAAAAVASVSVSATASASAAAVAAAAAATSSSSAPGGNTASSASGSSSGAGGTAPNTASGALENGFSQQQPGSGNPLQQHSQQAEHQHQQQLQQQQQQQTHPLHHHLSTGVVVVGSGGGGSSGSGGNTGTLQLGNLGVPGLAQLGVPHLGHNPATQSNHSQSSRAQKAARRRSNESIEARERRLERNAARMRDKRSKESETEYRLRLAKNAEANRVRRQNETEVQRTLRLMKNAARQRLRRASETSDERKKRLAKAAERMRVARASAPKVIKPPLADRLKGY